In one window of Megalopta genalis isolate 19385.01 chromosome 4, iyMegGena1_principal, whole genome shotgun sequence DNA:
- the LOC117218474 gene encoding coiled-coil domain-containing protein 134 isoform X2: protein MPVEILQIVLEGSKNRRNSRINSYLADKMPRAFVYICIVVVSMLTCTAQTQLDDAIANDQSIGNEAGNGDSHEIRRTFSLQRNEHAAAIKRLERIDSYERLYKMIMVLGEKMIDMIESSKLLIEDGDFDPDDRSLPRNVTVQSALTIVLENTALFGDIVLHFPDVTHRILKTQPKWKMVLNWSLKFTNCSRHLLDEKTIELIHLVTQELNITKREAGYFNPYRRSVESRMENKGTTKTKKEKRKRGPQMVNIEL, encoded by the exons ATGCCGGTCGAAATTCTACAAATCGTCCTGGAAGGATCTAAAAATCGCCGAAATTCAAGGATCAATTCTTACCTT GCCGATAAGATGCCACGCGCATTCGTTTACATTTGCATAGTAGTCGTATCAATGTTGACATGTACTGCGCAAACGCAACTGGATGATGCGATAGCAAATGACCAGTCAATTGGCAATGAGGCGGGAAATGGCGATTCGCATGAAA TCAGAAGAACATTCAGTCTACAAAGAAATGAACATGCAGCTGCTATAAAACGTCTCGAAAGGATAGATAGCTACGAACGTCTTTACAAAATGATAATGGTGCTTGGTGAGAAAATGATCGACATGATAGAGTCGAGTAAATTGTTGATAGAAGACGGCGACTTCGATCCGGACGATAGATCATTACCACGGAACGTCACGGTGCAAAGCG cGCTGACCATCGTGTTAGAAAATACAGCTTTATTTGGAGATATCGTTCTCCATTTTCCGGATGTAACTCACCGGATATTGAAAACGCAACCGAAATGGAAGATGGTTCTGAATTGGTCTTTAAAATTCACAAATTGTAGTCGACATTTATTAGACGAGAAAACGATAGAGCTAATTCATTTAGTGACTCAGGAACTCAATATAACAAAACGTGAAGCGGGATACTTTAATCCTTATCGCCGATCAGTCGAATCTCGAATGGAGAACAAAGGAACAACGAAGACAAAGAAGGAGAAACGGAAGAGAGGACCCCAAATGGTCAACATTGAATTATGA
- the LOC117218474 gene encoding coiled-coil domain-containing protein 134 isoform X1 yields the protein MPVEILQIVLEGSKNRRNSRINSYLADKMPRAFVYICIVVVSMLTCTAQTQLDDAIANDQSIGNEAGNGDSHESTVYEELFRRTFSLQRNEHAAAIKRLERIDSYERLYKMIMVLGEKMIDMIESSKLLIEDGDFDPDDRSLPRNVTVQSALTIVLENTALFGDIVLHFPDVTHRILKTQPKWKMVLNWSLKFTNCSRHLLDEKTIELIHLVTQELNITKREAGYFNPYRRSVESRMENKGTTKTKKEKRKRGPQMVNIEL from the exons ATGCCGGTCGAAATTCTACAAATCGTCCTGGAAGGATCTAAAAATCGCCGAAATTCAAGGATCAATTCTTACCTT GCCGATAAGATGCCACGCGCATTCGTTTACATTTGCATAGTAGTCGTATCAATGTTGACATGTACTGCGCAAACGCAACTGGATGATGCGATAGCAAATGACCAGTCAATTGGCAATGAGGCGGGAAATGGCGATTCGCATGAAAGTACAGTCTACGAGGAATTAT TCAGAAGAACATTCAGTCTACAAAGAAATGAACATGCAGCTGCTATAAAACGTCTCGAAAGGATAGATAGCTACGAACGTCTTTACAAAATGATAATGGTGCTTGGTGAGAAAATGATCGACATGATAGAGTCGAGTAAATTGTTGATAGAAGACGGCGACTTCGATCCGGACGATAGATCATTACCACGGAACGTCACGGTGCAAAGCG cGCTGACCATCGTGTTAGAAAATACAGCTTTATTTGGAGATATCGTTCTCCATTTTCCGGATGTAACTCACCGGATATTGAAAACGCAACCGAAATGGAAGATGGTTCTGAATTGGTCTTTAAAATTCACAAATTGTAGTCGACATTTATTAGACGAGAAAACGATAGAGCTAATTCATTTAGTGACTCAGGAACTCAATATAACAAAACGTGAAGCGGGATACTTTAATCCTTATCGCCGATCAGTCGAATCTCGAATGGAGAACAAAGGAACAACGAAGACAAAGAAGGAGAAACGGAAGAGAGGACCCCAAATGGTCAACATTGAATTATGA
- the LOC117218475 gene encoding protein YIPF6, whose product MMANLAGTGDTNLDFKVDMEYADPQNVEGDMTVGAKKSSNLGEPEFNTLDEPIKDTILRDVRAVGKKFYHVLYPKEKKSLLKEWDLWGPLVLCTFMAMILQGSSDAADDSNDGGPEFAEVFVIVWIGSMVVTLNSKLLGGNISFFQSICVLGYCLLPTAIALILCRIILMAEQTVFLFSLRFLISMLGFAWATYASMAFLGDSQPVGRKALAVYPIFLFYFVISWLVISHTT is encoded by the exons ATGATGGCAAACTTGGCAGGAACGGGTGATACAAATCTCGAC TTTAAAGTTGACATGGAATATGCTGATCCTCAAAATGTGGAAGGTGATATGACGGTAGGAGCTAAGAAAAGTTCAAATCTCGGAGAACCTGAATTTAATACTTTAGATGAACCAATTAAGGACACAATT CTCAGAGATGTTCGAGCTGTGGGTAAAAAATTTTATCATGTTTTGTATCCTAAAGAGAAGAAAAGTCTACTGAAAGAAT GGGATCTTTGGGGACCGTTAGTATTGTGTACATTCATGGCAAT GATACTGCAAGGTTCTTCTGATGCAGCAGATGATTCCAATGATGGAGGACCAGAATTTGCAGAAGTTTTTGTAATTGTCTGGATTGGATCTATGGTAGTTACACTGAATTCAAAGTTATTAGGTGGCAATAT ATCTTTCTTCCAAAGTATTTGTGTCTTAGGATACTGTTTGCTGCCAACTGCTATAGCTCTAATTTTATGTAGAATCATTTTAATGGCAGAACAAACAGTTTTTCTATTTAGTTTAAGGTTTCTTATTTCCATGCTTGGATTCGCGTGGGCAACATATG cATCAATGGCATTTCTTGGTGACAGTCAGCCAGTAGGGAGGAAAGCTTTAGCTGTATATCCAATATTCCTATTCTATTTTGTAATTTCGTGGCTGGTAATATCTCATAccacataa
- the BBS8 gene encoding tetratricopeptide repeat protein 8 isoform X1 has protein sequence MQNISRISISTFIHVSYSQGYKQNNQYFHLEKSFVYNIHRHLVVDRYFLNAFMELFKALSLFSRGKYEECAAVCSELLRKNPLDQAVWVLKMRALTLQVYVDDIEGEEEGIAESLLDNYSISSMPRPGTSLKNPGTSHTGLYLRPKTQSGRPLTGVVRPATQSAISQSFEQTLKTPRTAMTARPITANSSRSVRLGTASMLTEPGGPFIQLSRLNIAKYASQPSIAKPLFEYIYYHEHDVRYALDLAVQATQVCQYKDWWWKVQLGKCYYSLGLIRDAEQQFKSALKDCKTIESVLRLVRVYIRLDQPLTALETCKKGLEYFPSDVNILTEMGRIFDGLNNASMSLKYYKMVVQEDASHTEAIASIGMHHFYNDQPELALRFYRRLLQMGVYNVELFNNLGLCCFYSQQYDHVISCFERALNLSTDENAADVWYNISHIALTVGDITMAEECLKLTIVSDNRHALAYNNLGVIQIRNGNLTAARTYFHAAANIANFIYEPHFNSAYLAYEVGDLQTSYTAVQKSLSAYPGHCDSKSLLKKLEKYFSHM, from the exons atgcaAAACATAAGCAGAATAAGCATTTCAACATTTATCCATGTTTCTTACAGTCAGGGTTATAAGCAAAATAATCAATATTTTCACCTGGAAAAATCGTTCGTCTACAATATACATAGACACTTAGTTGTAGACAG GTATTTTTTAAATGCATTCATGGAATTGTTCAAAGCTCTCAGTTTATTTAGTAGGGGAAAATACGAAGAATGTGCAGCAGTCTGTTCAGAATTGTTAAGAAAAAATCCATTAGACCAG GCTGTGTGGGTGTTAAAAATGCGTGCCTTAACATTACAAGTATATGTAGATGATatagaaggagaagaagaaggaatTGCTGAAAGCTTACTAGATAATTATAGCATATCTTCTATGCCTAGACCCGGTACATCCTTAAAAAATCCTGGCACTAGTCATACAGGACTATATCTACGACCCAAGACACAATCAG GAAGGCCACTCACAGGGGTTGTACGGCCAGCTACACAGTCTGCAATATCTCAGTCATTCGAGCAGACATTGAAAACACCAAGAACTGCCATGACTGCCAGACCAATTACGGCAAATTCTAGTCGCAGTGTTAG ATTAGGTACAGCATCCATGTTAACAGAGCCTGGAGGACCATTCATACAACTGTCTCGTTTGAACATCGCAAAGTATGCTAGTCAACCTAGCATTGCAAAACcattatttgaatatatatattatcatgaACACGATGTAAGATAT GCGCTAGACTTGGCAGTTCAAGCAACACAAGTCTGTCAATACAAAGATTGGTGGTGGAAAGTGCAACTTGGCAAATGCTATTATAGTTTAGGATTGATAAGAGATGCTGAACAGCAGTTTAAATCAGCATTGAAAGATTGCAAAACTATTGAATCTGTGTTGAGACTAGTCAGGGTATATATTAGGCTAGATCAACCATTGACAGCTTTAGAGACGTGTAAAAAGGGTCTCGAGTATTTTCCTAGCGATGTAAATATTCTTACTGAAATGGGACGCATATTTGATGGTTTAAATAATGCAAGTATGTCATTGAAGTATTATAAAATGGTTGTTCAGGAAGATGCTTCGCATACGGAAGCAATAGCCAGCATCGGCATGCATCATTTCTATAATGATCAGCCAGAACTGGCTTTACGTTTCTATAG ACGACTGCTACAGATGGGTGTGTACAATGTTGAGCTATTCAACAATCTTGGATTATGCTGTTTTTATTCCCAGCAGTATGATCATGTTATATCATGCTTTGAAAGGGCACTTAATCTTTCTACAGATGAAAACGCAGCAGATGTATGGTATAACATTTCCCACATTGCTCTA ACAGTAGGTGATATAACAATGGCAGAAGAATGTTTGAAACTTACTATTGTAAGTGACAATAGACATGCGTTAGCATACAATAATCTTGGAGTTATACAGATACGAAATGGAAATCTAACAGCAGCTCGAACATATTTCCATGCTGCTGCAAATATTGCAAATTTCATTTATGAACCTCATTTTAACAGTGCTTACTTGGCTTATGAG GTTGGAGACTTGCAGACAAGTTATACTGCGGTGCAAAAGTCTTTGAGCGCATATCCCGGACACTGCGATAGCAAAAGTCTTCTAAAAAAATTGGAGAAATATTTTTCACACATGTAA
- the BBS8 gene encoding tetratricopeptide repeat protein 8 isoform X3 has translation MELFKALSLFSRGKYEECAAVCSELLRKNPLDQAVWVLKMRALTLQVYVDDIEGEEEGIAESLLDNYSISSMPRPGTSLKNPGTSHTGLYLRPKTQSGRPLTGVVRPATQSAISQSFEQTLKTPRTAMTARPITANSSRSVRLGTASMLTEPGGPFIQLSRLNIAKYASQPSIAKPLFEYIYYHEHDVRYALDLAVQATQVCQYKDWWWKVQLGKCYYSLGLIRDAEQQFKSALKDCKTIESVLRLVRVYIRLDQPLTALETCKKGLEYFPSDVNILTEMGRIFDGLNNASMSLKYYKMVVQEDASHTEAIASIGMHHFYNDQPELALRFYRRLLQMGVYNVELFNNLGLCCFYSQQYDHVISCFERALNLSTDENAADVWYNISHIALTVGDITMAEECLKLTIVSDNRHALAYNNLGVIQIRNGNLTAARTYFHAAANIANFIYEPHFNSAYLAYEVGDLQTSYTAVQKSLSAYPGHCDSKSLLKKLEKYFSHM, from the exons ATGGAATTGTTCAAAGCTCTCAGTTTATTTAGTAGGGGAAAATACGAAGAATGTGCAGCAGTCTGTTCAGAATTGTTAAGAAAAAATCCATTAGACCAG GCTGTGTGGGTGTTAAAAATGCGTGCCTTAACATTACAAGTATATGTAGATGATatagaaggagaagaagaaggaatTGCTGAAAGCTTACTAGATAATTATAGCATATCTTCTATGCCTAGACCCGGTACATCCTTAAAAAATCCTGGCACTAGTCATACAGGACTATATCTACGACCCAAGACACAATCAG GAAGGCCACTCACAGGGGTTGTACGGCCAGCTACACAGTCTGCAATATCTCAGTCATTCGAGCAGACATTGAAAACACCAAGAACTGCCATGACTGCCAGACCAATTACGGCAAATTCTAGTCGCAGTGTTAG ATTAGGTACAGCATCCATGTTAACAGAGCCTGGAGGACCATTCATACAACTGTCTCGTTTGAACATCGCAAAGTATGCTAGTCAACCTAGCATTGCAAAACcattatttgaatatatatattatcatgaACACGATGTAAGATAT GCGCTAGACTTGGCAGTTCAAGCAACACAAGTCTGTCAATACAAAGATTGGTGGTGGAAAGTGCAACTTGGCAAATGCTATTATAGTTTAGGATTGATAAGAGATGCTGAACAGCAGTTTAAATCAGCATTGAAAGATTGCAAAACTATTGAATCTGTGTTGAGACTAGTCAGGGTATATATTAGGCTAGATCAACCATTGACAGCTTTAGAGACGTGTAAAAAGGGTCTCGAGTATTTTCCTAGCGATGTAAATATTCTTACTGAAATGGGACGCATATTTGATGGTTTAAATAATGCAAGTATGTCATTGAAGTATTATAAAATGGTTGTTCAGGAAGATGCTTCGCATACGGAAGCAATAGCCAGCATCGGCATGCATCATTTCTATAATGATCAGCCAGAACTGGCTTTACGTTTCTATAG ACGACTGCTACAGATGGGTGTGTACAATGTTGAGCTATTCAACAATCTTGGATTATGCTGTTTTTATTCCCAGCAGTATGATCATGTTATATCATGCTTTGAAAGGGCACTTAATCTTTCTACAGATGAAAACGCAGCAGATGTATGGTATAACATTTCCCACATTGCTCTA ACAGTAGGTGATATAACAATGGCAGAAGAATGTTTGAAACTTACTATTGTAAGTGACAATAGACATGCGTTAGCATACAATAATCTTGGAGTTATACAGATACGAAATGGAAATCTAACAGCAGCTCGAACATATTTCCATGCTGCTGCAAATATTGCAAATTTCATTTATGAACCTCATTTTAACAGTGCTTACTTGGCTTATGAG GTTGGAGACTTGCAGACAAGTTATACTGCGGTGCAAAAGTCTTTGAGCGCATATCCCGGACACTGCGATAGCAAAAGTCTTCTAAAAAAATTGGAGAAATATTTTTCACACATGTAA
- the BBS8 gene encoding tetratricopeptide repeat protein 8 isoform X2, translating to MQNISRISISTFIHVSYSQGYKQNNQYFHLEKSFVYNIHRHLVVDRYFLNAFMELFKALSLFSRGKYEECAAVCSELLRKNPLDQAVWVLKMRALTLQVYVDDIEGEEEGIAESLLDNYSISSMPRPGTSLKNPGTSHTGLYLRPKTQSGRPLTGVVRPATQSAISQSFEQTLKTPRTAMTARPITANSSRSVRLGTASMLTEPGGPFIQLSRLNIAKYASQPSIAKPLFEYIYYHEHDVRYALDLAVQATQVCQYKDWWWKVQLGKCYYSLGLIRDAEQQFKSALKDCKTIESVLRLVRVYIRLDQPLTALETCKKGLEYFPSDVNILTEMGRIFDGLNNASMSLKYYKMVVQEDASHTEAIASIGMHHFYNDQPELALRFYRRLLQMGVYNVELFNNLGLCCFYSQQYDHVISCFERALNLSTDENAADVWYNISHIALTVGDITMAEECLKLTIVSDNRHALAYNNLGVIQIRNGNLTAARTYFHAAANIANFIYEPHFNSAYLAYETSYTAVQKSLSAYPGHCDSKSLLKKLEKYFSHM from the exons atgcaAAACATAAGCAGAATAAGCATTTCAACATTTATCCATGTTTCTTACAGTCAGGGTTATAAGCAAAATAATCAATATTTTCACCTGGAAAAATCGTTCGTCTACAATATACATAGACACTTAGTTGTAGACAG GTATTTTTTAAATGCATTCATGGAATTGTTCAAAGCTCTCAGTTTATTTAGTAGGGGAAAATACGAAGAATGTGCAGCAGTCTGTTCAGAATTGTTAAGAAAAAATCCATTAGACCAG GCTGTGTGGGTGTTAAAAATGCGTGCCTTAACATTACAAGTATATGTAGATGATatagaaggagaagaagaaggaatTGCTGAAAGCTTACTAGATAATTATAGCATATCTTCTATGCCTAGACCCGGTACATCCTTAAAAAATCCTGGCACTAGTCATACAGGACTATATCTACGACCCAAGACACAATCAG GAAGGCCACTCACAGGGGTTGTACGGCCAGCTACACAGTCTGCAATATCTCAGTCATTCGAGCAGACATTGAAAACACCAAGAACTGCCATGACTGCCAGACCAATTACGGCAAATTCTAGTCGCAGTGTTAG ATTAGGTACAGCATCCATGTTAACAGAGCCTGGAGGACCATTCATACAACTGTCTCGTTTGAACATCGCAAAGTATGCTAGTCAACCTAGCATTGCAAAACcattatttgaatatatatattatcatgaACACGATGTAAGATAT GCGCTAGACTTGGCAGTTCAAGCAACACAAGTCTGTCAATACAAAGATTGGTGGTGGAAAGTGCAACTTGGCAAATGCTATTATAGTTTAGGATTGATAAGAGATGCTGAACAGCAGTTTAAATCAGCATTGAAAGATTGCAAAACTATTGAATCTGTGTTGAGACTAGTCAGGGTATATATTAGGCTAGATCAACCATTGACAGCTTTAGAGACGTGTAAAAAGGGTCTCGAGTATTTTCCTAGCGATGTAAATATTCTTACTGAAATGGGACGCATATTTGATGGTTTAAATAATGCAAGTATGTCATTGAAGTATTATAAAATGGTTGTTCAGGAAGATGCTTCGCATACGGAAGCAATAGCCAGCATCGGCATGCATCATTTCTATAATGATCAGCCAGAACTGGCTTTACGTTTCTATAG ACGACTGCTACAGATGGGTGTGTACAATGTTGAGCTATTCAACAATCTTGGATTATGCTGTTTTTATTCCCAGCAGTATGATCATGTTATATCATGCTTTGAAAGGGCACTTAATCTTTCTACAGATGAAAACGCAGCAGATGTATGGTATAACATTTCCCACATTGCTCTA ACAGTAGGTGATATAACAATGGCAGAAGAATGTTTGAAACTTACTATTGTAAGTGACAATAGACATGCGTTAGCATACAATAATCTTGGAGTTATACAGATACGAAATGGAAATCTAACAGCAGCTCGAACATATTTCCATGCTGCTGCAAATATTGCAAATTTCATTTATGAACCTCATTTTAACAGTGCTTACTTGGCTTATGAG ACAAGTTATACTGCGGTGCAAAAGTCTTTGAGCGCATATCCCGGACACTGCGATAGCAAAAGTCTTCTAAAAAAATTGGAGAAATATTTTTCACACATGTAA
- the WDY gene encoding WD repeat-containing protein WDY: protein MEIGKTQFIFGTMKDIDVNSNSIKEAFNDFFKRKSIEEQCTEESLMCLHETFLTSENGEMNISQLNNAFKYILHITIPDDEFETLFKKMNRKRDGNVTWNEFISYLLLEFQKKDTALCWQIMKLPITDAPELIKSHHRTPIHKIVFCPEILQDRTGGFQRGCYLTITKEGIVNYWSLDLKYERTVQSTSPFLKVQQTLITDMIVMPDVQIVCISSTECDLRFYDSVAKKFDLRVVISSLERAVTCMSYYYSKNIKEDSYIVLGDMSGSVKLISFSSVDRGPFKQDPQRDVSFFRYESVLKGEVPGLQVTELNRVHTDWVKQVAYYGSLKAFMSSSRCPICSLLFSDFTGKRIQYIFKVNMGITCFTVCEESQMLVTGGPDCIVRIWNPFVTKQANCVFQGHHAAICGLVVQNNGKRVYSLSNDKCIKVWDVVSQSCIQVSTYNGLPSELVICDPVINEEVSDGYTHTKPISCVLYNHLYKVVVSTGLDSCIIIWDPWLGSRLYLVTHAHSQFLYGQYHDVEITAACFDQADQLLVTGARDGSLKIWNFNTGTCLRNMTLDKKNEITSLAWIENRILSSGWNRQVVEFATSDTNIFIKSWGVNHTDDILCSAIWYPQVLATATHNGEIILWRLETGQPFRKYEVQNPTARFNIRHKKNGDSREQNYQRHSQISKHQQSALKIIRTVAVRAMLFLNARPSKPNVGTLLVSLDSGLIQVWNHHPAGGFLEAFHVIHSEGDCALSLATDPKNDFLVTGHNKGYIKVWHLTNYLTPNGSKVCMSLLRLEFPFLWKDRIDGRAKRAVRNQPLPLLLTSVRGHTKPVKSVQIISDTHIIVSGSTDCTVRLWTLGGCYISTFGTFKTWSPILPTIPAYKYFNDYKLPPDVARSASFTSMKLLEGGERKAIKERKDDISDFVKSAIIERPVIDGRRLTISTIGPSVSKIFLDCPTLNTSLSYIPIYTHVRLKSLENIRTPMLPPILQQQKELIKKQSRNT from the exons ATGGAAATTGGGAAAACTCAATTTATATTTGGAACAATGAAAGATATCGATGTGAATTCTAATAG TATTAAAGAAGCTTTCAATGATTTCTTCAAAAGAAAAAGTATAGAAGAACAATGCACAGAAGAATCCTTGATGTGTCTACATGAAACATTTCTG ACATCagaaaatggagaaatgaacatttCCCAACTAAACAATGCTTTTaaatacatattacatattacaataCCTGATGATGAGTTTGAAACACTATTTAAAAAG ATGAACAGAAAGAGAGATGGAAATGTAACATGGAATGAATTTATTTCCTATTTATTATTAGAATTCCAGAAAAAGGATACTGCCCTATGTTGGCAGATAATGAAGCTTCCAATAACAGATGCACCTGAATTAATAAAATCGCACCACCGTACACCTATACATAAAATCGTATTTTGTCCTGAGATTCTCCAAGATAGAACTGGAGGTTTTCAAAGAGGATGTTATTTAACAATTACAAAAGAAGGAATTGTGAATTATTGGTCACTGGATCTAAAATACGAGCGTACTGTACAATCCACAAGTC CCTTTTTAAAAGTACAACAAACTTTAATAACTGACATGATTGTAATGCCAGATGTGCAAATAGTATGTATAAGTTCTACTGAGTGCGATTTAAGATTCTACGATAGTGTGGCTAAAAAATTTGACTTGAGAGTGGTG ATATCAAGTCTAGAAAGAGCAGTCACTTGTATGAGCTACTACTACAGTAAAAATATCAAGGAAGACTCATATATCGTTCTTGGAGATATGAGTGGATCTGTTAAACTTATTTCATTCTCCTCTGTGGATAGAGGTCCATTCAAACAAGATCCCCAACGTGATGTGTCGTTCTTTCGTTATGAATCTGTTCTAAAG GGTGAAGTACCAGGATTACAAGTTACAGAACTTAACAGAGTGCATACGGATTGGGTAAAGCAGGTAGCTTACTATGGGAGTCTGAAGGCTTTCATGTCCAGCAGTAGATGTCCCATTTGTTCTTTGCTATTTAGTGATTTTACAGGAAAaagaatacaatatatatttaaagtTAACATGGGAATAACTTGCTTCACTGTTTGTGAAG AAAGCCAAATGTTAGTAACTGGAGGACCTGATTGCATAGTTCGGATTTGGAACCCATTTGTGACAAAACAAGCTAATTGTGTTTTTCAAGGACACCATGCAGCTATTTGCGGCTTAGTAGTTCAAAATAATGGCAAACGTGTTTACTCTCTCTCAAATGATAAATGCATCAAAGTATGGGATGTGGTATCACAATCTTGTATTCAGGTTTCT ACATACAATGGTCTTCCAAGCGAATTAG TTATTTGCGATCCTGTAATCAATGAGGAAGTGTCAGATGGTTACACTCATACAAAACCAATTAGCTGTGTCCTATACAATCATCTTTACAAAGTG GTAGTTTCCACTGGCTTAGATTCTTGTATAATAATTTGGGATCCATGGCTTGGAAGTCGCTTATACTTGGTAACACATGCACACAGTCAATTTCTATATGGTCAATATCATGATGTTGAGATTACTGCTGCTTGCTTTGATCAAGCTGATCAATTACTTGTAACTGGTGCTCGTGATGGATCATTGAAAATATGGAATTTCAACACTGGTACCTGTTTAAGGAATATGACACTTGACAAGAAAAA TGAAATAACAAGTTTGGCTTggatagaaaatcgaatttTGTCTAGTGGTTGGAATCGTCAAGTTGTAGAATTTGCAACTTCTGATACAAACATATTTATAAAAAGTTGGGGAGTAAATCATACTGATGATATTCTTTGCTCGGCTATATGGTATCCTCAAGTATTGGCAACAGCAACGCATAATGGAGAAATAATACTTTGGAGATTGGAGACTGGTCAACCATTTCGAAAGTATGAAGTACAGAATCCAACAGCCAG ATTCAACATAAGACACAAAAAAAATGGAGATAGCAGGGAACAGAACTATCAAAg ACACTCCCAAATTTCTAAACACCAACAATCAGCATTGAAGATTATAAGAACTGTTGCTGTACGAGCTATGCTATTTCTAAATGCTCGACCATCTAAACCCAATGTTGGGACATTATTGGTTTCTCTTGATTCTGGTTTAATACAAGTTTGGAATCATCATCCAGCTGGTGGATTTTTGGAAGCTTTTCATGTCATTCACAGTGAGGGTGACTGTGCATTGTCATTAGCAACAGATCCGAAAAACGATTTCCTTGTAACAG GTCATAATAAAGGATACATTAAGGTTTGGCATCTCACTAACTATCTGACGCCAAATGGCTCCAAAGTATGTATGTCTCTATTAAGACTCGAGTTTCCATTTCTATGGAAAGATAGAATCGACGGAAGGGCAAAAAGAGCAGTCAGAAATCAACCATTGCCACTTTTGCTGACTTCTGTACGGGGTCACACGAAACCTGTTAAGTCTGTGCAGATCATTTCTGACACACATATTATCGTTAG TGGCAGCACAGATTGCACGGTACGCTTATGGACATTAGGTGGATGTTATATATCAACTTTTGGAACTTTCAAAACATGGTCACCAATTTTGCCTACAATTCCAGCATACAAATACTTCAACGACTACAAACTTCCACCTGATGTTGCAAGATCTGCAAGTTTTACTAGCATGAAA TTGTTAGAGGGAGGTGAAAGAAAAGCAATAAAAGAACGCAAGGATGATATCTCAGATTTCGTGAAATCCGCGATTATTGAACGTCCTGTGATAGATGGGAGAAGACTTACGATCTCAACTATAGGGCCGTCAGTTTCAAAGATCTTTCTGGATTGCCCAACTTTGAATACCTCGTTATCATAT ATACCTATATACACACACGTACGATTAAAATCGTTAGAGAATATTCGAACACCGATGCTACCACCAATTTTACAGCAGCAAAAAGAATTGAT CAAGAAACAAAGCCGCAATACGTAG